A region from the Drosophila bipectinata strain 14024-0381.07 chromosome 3R, DbipHiC1v2, whole genome shotgun sequence genome encodes:
- the pic gene encoding DNA damage-binding protein 1 produces the protein MSHHYVVTAQKPTAVVACLTGNFTSPTDLNLVIARNNQVEIDLVTPEGLRPLKEININGTIAVMRHFRPPDSNKDLLFILTRRYNVMILEARMVNDVITVVTKANGNVSDSVGIPSEGGVIAAIDPKARVIGMCLYQGLFTIIPMDKEASELKATNLRMDELNVYDVEFLHGCLNPTVIVIHKDNDGRHVKSHEINLREKEFMKIAWKQDNVETEATMLITVPSPIGGVIVIGRESIVYHDGSNYHAVAPLTFRQSTINCYARVDSKGLRYLLGNMDGQLYMLFLGTSETSKGITVKDIKVEQLGEISIPECITYLDNGFLYIGARHGDSQLVRLSSDAIDGSYVIPVENFTNLAPILDIAVVDLDRQGQGQIITCSGSFKDGSLRIIRIGIGIQEHACIDLPGIKGMWSLKVGIDDSPYENTLVLAFVGHTRILTLSGEEVEETEIPGFASDLQTFLCANVEHDQIIQVTSDSVRLVRSATKDLAAEWRPEGDRSIGVVSCNSTQIVVASARDIFYIVIEDGKLVEKSRKTLAYEVACLDITPLDESQNKSDLVAVGLWTDISAVILSLPDLETIYTEKLSGEIIPRSILMTTFEGIHYLLCALGDGSMYYFIMDQTTGQLTDKKKVTLGTQPTTLRTFRSFATTNVFACSDRPTVIYSSNHKLVFSNVNLKEVNHMCSLNAQAYPDSLALATKNSVILGTIDEIQKLHIRTVPLGEGPRRIAYQEASQTFAVSTLRIDVHGRGGTKPLRNSASTQAQNITYSSNILPKPGTGNSTATNAEVGQEIDVHNLLVIDQNTFEVLHAHQFVAPETISSLMSAKLGDDPNTYYVVATSLVIPDEPEPKVGRIIIFHYHDNKLTQVAETKVDGTCYALVEFNGKVLAGIGSFVRLYEWTNEKELRMECNIQNMIAALFLKAKGDFILVGDLMRSITLLQHKQMEGIFVEIARDCEPKWMRAVEILDDDTFLGSETNGNLFVCQKDSAATTDEERQLLPELARFHLGDTVNVFRHGSLVMQNVGERTTPINGCVLYGTCNGAIGIVTQIPQDFYDFLHGLEERLKKIIKSVGKIEHTYYRNFQINTKVEPSEGFIDGDLIESFLDLGRDKMRDAVQGLELTLNGERKSADVEDVIKIVEDLTRMH, from the exons ATGTCGCATCACTACGTGGTTACAGCGCAAAAGCCGACAGCAGTCGTTGCATGTTTGACCG GCAATTTTACCTCGCCCACGGACCTCAATCTGGTCATTGCCCGCAACAACCAGGTCGAAATCGACTTGGTCACTCCGGAGGGACTACGTCCCCTCAAGGAGATAAACATAAATGGCACTATAGCCGTTATGCGCCACTTCCGGCCGCCCGATAGTAACAAGGACCTGCTCTTCATCCTGACGCGCCGGTACAATGTTATGATCCTGGAGGCCCGTATGGTTAATGATGTAATTACCGTTGTGACGAAAGCGAATGGAAACGTCTCCGATTCTGTGGGAATTCCATCTGAAGGAGGTGTTATTGCTGCCATAGACCCGAAGGCCAGGGTAATCGGAATGTGCCTATATCAGGGCCTGTTCACCATTATACCGATGGACAAAGAGGCTAGCGAGCTAAAGGCCACCAACTTGCG AATGGACGAACTGAACGTTTATGATGTGGAGTTTCTTCACGGCTGTTTGAATCCTACGGTCATTGTGATTCACAAGGACAACGACGGCCGGCATGTGAAGTCGCACGAGATCAACTTACGGGAGAAGGAATTCATGAAGATTGCCTGGAAACAGGACAACGTGGAGACGGAGGCAACCATGCTCATCACAGTACCGTCACCCATCGGTGGAGTTATTGTCATTGGGAGGGAATCAATTGTTTACCACGATGGTAGCAACTACCACGCTGTTGCGCCACTGACCTTCCGACAGAGCACCATCAACTGCTATGCTAGGGTAGACAGCAAGGGATTGCGGTACCTTTTGGGAAACATGGATGGCCAACTTTACATGCTCTTCTTAGGAACTTCTGAAACGTCCAAGGGCATTACTGTCAAGGATATAAAAGTGGAGCAACTGGGCGAGATCTCCATACCGGAGTGCATTACTTATCTGGATAATggatttttgtatattggtgCTCGTCATGGCGATTCGCAGCTGGTGCGTCTGAGTTCCGATGCTATCGATGGCTCCTATGTCATACCGGTGGAAAACTTCACCAATCTGGCGCCGATTCTGGATATTGCAGTGGTGGATCTGGATCGTCAGGGTCAAGGCCAGATCATAACATGCTCAGGAAGCTTTAAAGACGGTTCCCTCCGAATCATCCGTATTGGCATTGGCATCCAGGAGCACGCTTGCATCGATTTGCCAGGAATTAAAGGCATGTGGTCTTTGAAAGTGGGCATCGATGACAGTCCTTACGAAAACACGCTGGTGTTGGCCTTTGTCGGACATACAAGAATTCTCACACTGTCCggggaggaggtggaggaaaCCGAAATACCCGGATTTGCCAGTGATTTGCAAACGTTCCTTTGCGCCAACGTGGAACACGATCAG ATAATTCAAGTCACTTCAGATAGTGTGCGTTTGGTGAGGAGTGCCACGAAAGATCTGGCGGCCGAGTGGCGCCCTGAGGGAGATCGATCCATCGGAGTCGTTTCGTGCAACAGCACCCAGATAGTGGTGGCTTCAGCCAGAGATATATTCTACATTGTCATTGAGGATGGAAAGCTGGTGGAAAAGTCGCGCAAGACTCTGGCCTATGAGGTTGCCTGCTTGGACATCACACCGTTGGATGAGTCGCAAAACAAGTCTGATTTAGTGGCCGTGGGTTTGTGGACAGATATTTCGGCAGTGATTTTGTCTCTACCCGATCTGGAAACCATTTATACCGAAAAGCTAAGCGGAG AGATCATTCCCCGTTCCATTTTGATGACCACCTTTGAAGGCATCCACTATTTGCTGTGCGCCTTGGGTGACGGCTCCATGTATTATTTCATAATGGACCAGACCACCGGCCAGCTGACGGACAAAAAGAAAGTGACGCTGGGCACGCAGCCGACCACGTTGCGCACTTTCCGCTCCTTTGCGACCACAAATGTATTTGCGTGCTCAGATCGTCCGACGGTGATCTACTCATCGAACCACAAGCTGGTCTTTTCAAATGTCAACCTGAAGGAGGTGAACCACATGTGCTCCCTGAATGCTCAAGCTTATCCGGATAGTTTGGCGCTGGCCACCAAAAACTCTGTTATTTTGGGCACCATTGATGAGATCCAAAAATTACACATTCGAACGGTCCCGTTGGGGGAGGGACCGCGGAGAATCGCATACCAGGAGGCGTCCCAAACTTTTGCAGTGTCCACATTACGTATCGACGTCCATGGAAGGGGTGGCACGAAGCCATTGAGAAACAGTGCCTCCACGCAGGCACAAAATATTACCTACAGCTCGAATATCTTACCAAAGCCTGGTACTGGAAATTCAACAGCAACCAATGCCGAAGTGGGTCAGGAAATCGATGTCCACAATCTCTTGGTGATCGATCAAAATACGTTTGAGGTTCTGCATGCCCACCAATTCGTAGCTCCAGAAACCATTTCGTCCTTAATGTCGGCTAAGCTGGGTGATGATCCGAATACTTACTATGTCGTGGCCACGTCGCTGGTGATTCCCGATGAACCGGAACCGAAGGTGGGCAGGATTATTATTTTCCACTACCACGACAACAAGCTTACCCAGGTGGCTGAAACAAAAGTGGATGGCACCTGCTACGCCTTGGTTGAGTTTAATGGCAAAGTACTGGCGGGTATTGGCAGTTTTGTGCGCTTATACGAGTGGACCAACGAAAAGGAGCTGCGCATGGAGTGCAACATCCAGAACATGATCGCTGCTCTATTTTTAAAGGCCAAGGGAGATTTCATTTTGGTTGGAGACCTAATGCGGTCCATTACTCTGCTGCAACACAAGCAGATGGAGGGCATTTTCGTAGAAATCGCCCGAGACTGTGAACCCAAATGGATGCGAGCCGTAGAGATTCTGGACGATGACACGTTCCTGGGATCTGAGACGAATGGTAATCTATTCGTTTGCCAAAAGGACAG TGCGGCCACAACTGACGAGGAGCGCCAATTGTTGCCGGAGCTTGCTCGCTTCCATCTGGGAGATACGGTCAACGTTTTCCGCCACGGCTCTTTGGTGATGCAGAATGTGGGAGAACGCACCACGCCGATCAATGGATGTGTACTTTATGGAACCTGCAATGGAGCTATCGGTATTGTAACTCAGATACCTCAGGACTTCTACGACTTTCTGCACGGCCTGGAAGAGCGgctgaagaaaataattaagtcGGTGGGAAAGATCGAGCACACATATTATCGTAATTTCCAAATTAACACCAAAGTTGAACCAAGCGAGGGATTCATCGATGGGGATTTAATTGAGAGCTTCTTAGACTTGGGTCGGGATAAGATGCGCGACGCAGTGCAGGGACTGGAG ctAACATTAAACGGGGAACGAAAGAGTGCTGATGTGGAGGACGTCATCAAGATTGTTGAGGACCTTACGCGAATGCATTGA
- the LOC108130563 gene encoding gametogenetin-binding protein 2-like — protein sequence MARLTKVFNTDDDESVDVGRRNLPLVAGDKLMMLMDLNSKGLVIDSPAIRGRDLEEFSRKFKLLTEAERRQSLEIDCPSFMAVLNQCVQCVGCRRRVERLFHQLTESGHRTLDPLELRPTATLSIVEEKLKTPQALGTLLYRHHEVLNNLLDNKLRNKTRCVLHSLDAFRAKPFSETWREVWSAMKSNCRNELTIIETKELHDVLENYLKKHKFCSGCRTKIERAYKILIGEISAKEKGYAAQLYAHIRKCVPDQHIHVSTSKIEFLDALIKRAEPEVNGSYSKLRERHAKTLEIAQEEVLTCVGMIMYERLRRIYVSLREEERACQVLAAVGVHALCRSFDTFVEQKQGISNLELLYQEISRAERAKQLKREQKKLKKKKKKDEKKNALHRQCEDVNEEEEDEANESDEETELQVEKLDQDQDEEEEEHVEEHSEGAEQHVDDGIVIEEAPPTAKPTKSKPKKQAKKKKSKATKKPGNKNLKLGRNLNDDHDHLDVASCISSSVAKANEAGDNCDACLAPLPNCPCEQDVRDSGYGSDPTSHINSRTSSAVSSPEGSEVSCSDGFCNHDDEEQPHGSEAVSDSYDSELLLYGDQSQLEHNFSLLQMWDDFNDYDDKEDESYYIPQEVVLAFKCHREQVQRQREQLRATLRANFERMCLQRGVPASKLAAPATAGL from the exons ATGGCGAGACTTACTAAAGTCTTCAACACGGATGATGATGAATCCGTGGACGTTGGCCGTAGGAATTTGCCGCTTGTGGCAGGCGATAAATTAATG ATGCTTATGGACCTGAACAGCAAAGGCCTGGTGATCGACAGCCCCGCCATCCGAGGCAGAGATCTGGAGGAGTTCTCGCGCAAGTTCAAACTGCTGACAGAAGCCGAGCGGCGTCAATCGCTAGAGATCGACTGCCCCAGCTTCATGGCTGTCCTGAATCAGTGCGTGCAGTGTGTCGGCTGTCGGCGGCGAGTGGAAAGGCTTTTCCATCAGTTGACGGAGTCGGGGCATCGCACACTGGATCCGCTGGAGCTGCGACCTACCGCCACGTTGAGCATAGTAGAGGAGAAACTAAAGACTCCGCAGGCACTGGGAACGCTGCTCTATCGGCATCACGAAGTCCTGAATAACCTGCTGGACAACAAACTACGGAATAAAACGCGCTGTGTCCTTCACTCTCTGGATGCCTTTCGGGCCAAGCCCTTTTCGGAGACGTGGCGCGAGGTGTGGTCCGCCATGAAGAGTAACTGCCGCAACGAGCTAACCATCATCGAGACCAAGGAGCTTCACGACGTGCTAGAGAACTACCTCAAGAAGCACAAGTTCTGCTCAGGATGCCGAACAAAG aTTGAACGCGCCTACAAAATACTCATTGGCGAAATCTCGGCCAAGGAGAAGGGATATGCGGCGCAGCTGTACGCCCATATCCGCAAATGCGTGCCTGACCAGCATATCCATGTTAGCACTAGCAAAATCGAGTTCCTGGACGCGTTAATAAAGAGAGCCGAGCCGGAGGTGAACGGAAGCTACTCGAAACTGCGCGAAAGGCATGCCAAGACTCTGGAGATCGCGCAAGAGGAGGTACTTACCTGTGTGGGTATGATCATGTACGAACGGCTGCGACGCATCTATGTTAGCCTGCGGGAGGAGGAGCGCGCCTGTCAGGTGCTGGCCGCCGTAGGCGTCCACGCCCTCTGTCGCAGCTTCGACACGTTTGTGGAGCAGAAACAGGGCATCAGCAACCTGGAGCTACTCTACCAAGAAATTAGCCGGGCTGAGCGGGCAAAGCAGCTCAAGCGCGAGCAGAAGAAGctcaagaagaagaagaagaaggacGAAAAGAAGAATGCTCTGCACCGTCAGTGCGAGGATGtcaacgaggaggaggaggacgaagCGAACGAATCTGATGAGGAGACGGAGCTACAGGTAGAGAAGCTAGATCAGGATCAGGATGAGGAGGAAGAAGAGCACGTGGAAGAGCATTCTGAGGGAGCTGAGCAGCACGTCGATGATGGTATTGTCATAGAGGAGGCTCCTCCCACGGCCAAGCCAACGAAATCGAAACCGAAGAAGCAAGCGAAGAAAAAGAAGTCGAAAGCTACAAAGAAGCCTGGAAACAAAAACTTGAAACTGGGACGAAACCTGAACGACGATCACGATCACCTGGACGTGGCCAGTTGCATCTCGTCGAGCGTCGCCAAGGCAAATGAAGCTGGTGACAACTGCGATGCGTGCCTGGCCCCCTTGCCCAACTGCCCGTGCGAGCAGGATGTTCGCGACTCGGGGTACGGTAGCGATCCTACCTCGCACATCAACTCGCGCACCTCCAGCGCTGTTTCGTCGCCCGAGGGATCAGAGGTCTCGTGCTCTGACGGGTTCTGTAACCACGACGACGAGGAACAGCCACACGGTTCGGAAGCTGTTTCCGACAGCTATGATTCCGAGTTGCTGCTTTACGGAGACCAGTCGCAGTTGGAACACAATTTTTCATTGTTGCAGATGTGG GACGACTTCAATGACTACGACGACAAAGAGGATGAGAGCTATTACATTCCCCAGGAGGTGGTCCTAGCCTTTAAGTGCCACCGCGAACAGGTGCAGCGCCAGCGGGAGCAGCTCCGCGCCACCCTTCGCGCCAACTTCGAGCGCATGTGCCTGCAACGCGGAGTCCCGGCTTCTAAGCTGGCTGCCCCCGCCACGGCTGGCCTTTAA
- the MED27 gene encoding mediator of RNA polymerase II transcription subunit 27, producing the protein MDKLNSTLTAVKNLRSNVKQCFEHLADGTDGEGGEESRNKFVHEFQERFGAINLQLREVEQLINGLQVPPTPYSLGNTAYLAQETSQDRQALYPQLVNSYKWIDKVHDHSFLAFNNLNQNTLRRSYNYCSQKRQRLPFSSFNNDPDHIEKLLSEINTPAHTSYRIIRPFGTNVVAIVTISNVMKAAIVFKGVLIEWVTVKGFDEPLDHDDLWAESRYEVFRKVQEHAHSAMLHFFSPTLPDLAVKSYVTWLNSHIKLFLEPCKRCGKFVAHGLPPTWRDLRTLEPFHEECRNC; encoded by the exons ATGGACAAGCTAAATTCTACCCTAACTGCTGTGAAGAATCTGCGTTCCAATGTTAAACAGTGCTTTGAGCATTTGGCTGATGGAACAGATGGTGAGGGCGGCGAGGAGAGCCGTAATAAGTTCGTGCATGAGTTTCAGGAACGATTTGGAGCTATTAATTTGCAATTGCG TGAAGTGGAACAGCTAATAAATGGACTGCAAGTACCTCCTACACCTTATTCCTTGGGAAACACGGCGTATCTAGCACAGGAGACTTCCCAGGACCGGCAGGCCCTATATCCGCAGCTAGTGAACAGCTACAAGTGGATTGACAAGGTGCACGACCACAGTTTCCTGGCCTTCAATAATCTCAACCAGAACACCCTTAGACGATCATACAACTATTGCTCTCAGAAAAGACAACGATTGCCTTTCTCCTCATTTAACAATGATCCAGA CCACATAGAGAAATTACTCAGCGAGATCAACACTCCGGCGCATACTTCGTATAGGATTATCCGACCATTCGGTACGAATGTGGTAGCCATTGTGACCATTAGCAACGTTATGAAGGCGGCCATTGTGTTCAAGGGTGTGCTTATCGAGTGGGTGACGGTGAAAGGCTTCGACGAGCCGTTGGACCACGACGATCTTTGGGCGGAATCCCGGTACGAGGTATTCAGAAAAGTGCAGGAGCACGCCCACTCCGCCATGTTGCACTTCTTTTCACCCACTCTGCCCGATTTGGCTGTCAAGAGCTATGTAACGTGGCTCAACAGTCACATCAAATTGTTCCTGGAACCCTGTAAACGGTGCGGGAAGTTCGTAGCGCACGGACTGCCTCCCACTTGGCGGGATTTGCGCACTCTGGAACCTTTTCACGAGGAGTGCCGAAATTGCTAG
- the elm gene encoding calcineurin B homologous protein 1: protein MGNKSSLFLRNEEIAQIQEETGFTPNQIERLYSRFTSLDRNDCGTLSREDLMRIPELAINPLCERIVHSFFAESNDDRVNFRQFMNVLAHFRPLRDNKQSKLNSREEKLKFAFKMYDLDDDGVISRDELLSILHMMVGANISQDQLVSIAERTILEADLCCQGKISFEDFCKALDRTDVDQKMSIRFLN, encoded by the exons ATGGGCAATAAATCATCGCTGTTCCTGCGTAACGAGGAAATCGCCCAAATACAGGAGGAAACTGGCT TTACTCCCAATCAAATCGAGCGTCTTTACTCGCGTTTCACATCGCTGGACCGTAATGACTGCGGCACTTTGTCACGAGAGGACCTCATGCGCATTCCTGAGTTGGCGATCAATCCATTATGCGAGAGGATAGTGCACTCCTTCTTCGCGGAAAGCAATGACGATCGTGTCAACTTCCGCCAGTTCATGAACGTTCTGGCCCATTTCCGGCCGCTGCGGGACAACAAGCAGAGCAAGCTGAACAGCCGCGAGGAGAAGCTAAAGTTCGCCTTCAAGATGTACGATTTGGATGACGATGGCGTGATCAGTCGGGACGAGCTGCTCTCCATTCTGCATATGATGGTGGGAGCCAATATCAGTCAGGACCAGCTGGTCAGCATTGCCGAGAGGACGATTTTGGAGGCGGACTTGTGTTGCCAGGGCAAGATCTCGTTCGAGGATTTCTGCAAGGCGCTGGACCGAACCGATGTCGACCAGAAGATGTCCATCAGGTTTCTTAACTGA